In Edaphobacter paludis, a single window of DNA contains:
- a CDS encoding CusA/CzcA family heavy metal efflux RND transporter yields MQPLIRLFIRYRAIILILFFVMLALGGFLVSRLDIEAYPDPSPPLVEIITQNPSWSAEEMEQQVTVPIETTINGTPHLDQVRSISIFGLSDVKLYFEFGSDSFRDRQEVLNRLQTLTLPNNLQPQLSPWSPIGEIYRYQLTGPGYTLNEIKATQDWLVRRELKQVPGIIDITTFGGTTRQYQIEADPNKLLSFGVTLPQVINAVQASNANAGGNYLQLGNQNVNVRAVGQVHSIEDIGAIVVAEKNGAPITVRDIGKVTEGFQPRLGQVGRDKQNDIVLGIVLLQKDEKSLPTLKALKEKIASLNAGSLLPPGMKISTIYDRTDLIGETTHTVRDIIITGLVLVTLVLLSMLGDLRITFIAAVTIPFAVLFAFGMMVLTGRSANLISIGAIDFGILVDASIIVLESIYRKLSRRIEGEETGALIVEGVTDAATPVLFSTAIICIAFIPLFTMQGVAGQIFSPMSVTYGFALLGALIFALVFAPVLGYLTAPAVQKVGDGYTWLSRGLRRGYERILHRVLRHPSGVWIGAGAMLTAGVLCFVLVGGEFMPPLEEGNLWIRATLPQDISFDTAAAMANQIRAVIAQSPEVTQTVSQMGRPDDGTDVSTFNNIEVSVALKPAAKWRHGLTKPQLIEEINNRLSRFPGIELNFSQNIQDNVEEAMSGVKGENSLKLFGDDFDTLTSLADKIEQVMKSVPGVADVGVFKVGGQPSLVIQIDRAKAARYGILSADINAAVQAAIGGAPVSQVIQGDRRFDLTIRYPEADRSSPDAIRAILIPTADGGRIPLGQVADIAIREGSFMIYREGGRRYIPIKFSVRGRDLSTTINELQSKLKQTVKLPTGYDYTWAGEFDSLRKEQRRLAVIIPISLAIIVVLLYIQFNTWKDAFIIIATLPFAAVGGAASLFVTRTPFSISAAVGFTSLIGVATLGAVVFMSGVRRAQRESITEDGVTDKGLEEGCIDEMRPVVMACLAAGLGLLPASLSNGIGAQAQQPLARVVVGGMITTIISILFILPLLLRQRPAPPSNETPTP; encoded by the coding sequence GTGCAGCCACTCATTCGTCTCTTCATCCGCTATCGCGCCATCATCCTCATCCTCTTCTTCGTCATGCTCGCGCTCGGCGGATTCCTGGTCTCGCGTCTCGATATCGAGGCCTACCCCGACCCCTCGCCACCGCTGGTTGAGATCATCACCCAGAACCCCTCATGGTCCGCCGAAGAGATGGAGCAGCAGGTCACCGTTCCCATCGAGACCACCATCAACGGCACGCCCCACCTCGATCAGGTGCGCTCCATCAGCATCTTCGGCCTCTCCGACGTCAAGCTCTACTTCGAGTTCGGCAGCGACAGCTTCCGCGATCGCCAGGAAGTCCTCAACCGCCTGCAGACCCTCACGCTGCCCAACAATCTCCAGCCGCAACTCTCCCCGTGGTCGCCCATCGGCGAAATCTATCGCTACCAGCTCACCGGCCCCGGCTACACCCTCAACGAGATCAAGGCCACGCAGGACTGGCTCGTTCGCCGCGAGCTCAAACAGGTTCCCGGTATCATCGACATCACCACCTTCGGCGGCACCACGCGCCAGTATCAGATCGAGGCCGACCCCAACAAACTGCTCAGCTTCGGCGTTACGCTTCCGCAGGTCATCAACGCAGTCCAGGCGTCGAACGCCAATGCGGGCGGCAACTATCTCCAGCTAGGCAACCAGAACGTCAACGTCCGCGCCGTCGGCCAGGTTCACTCCATCGAGGACATCGGTGCGATTGTGGTGGCGGAGAAGAACGGCGCTCCCATCACCGTGCGCGACATCGGCAAGGTCACCGAAGGCTTCCAGCCTCGCCTCGGCCAGGTCGGCCGCGACAAGCAGAACGACATCGTCCTCGGCATCGTCCTTCTTCAGAAAGACGAAAAATCGTTGCCCACCCTCAAGGCCCTCAAGGAAAAGATCGCCAGTCTCAACGCCGGCAGCCTTCTTCCTCCCGGCATGAAGATCAGCACGATCTACGACCGCACTGACCTCATCGGCGAGACCACCCACACCGTCCGCGACATCATCATCACCGGTCTGGTTTTGGTGACGCTCGTCCTGCTGTCGATGCTGGGCGACCTGCGCATCACCTTCATCGCGGCAGTCACCATTCCGTTTGCCGTGCTGTTCGCCTTCGGGATGATGGTTCTTACGGGCCGCTCCGCCAATCTCATCTCCATCGGCGCCATCGACTTCGGAATCCTCGTCGATGCCTCCATCATCGTCCTCGAAAGCATCTATCGAAAGCTATCCCGCCGTATCGAAGGCGAAGAGACCGGCGCGCTCATCGTCGAAGGCGTCACCGACGCTGCAACGCCCGTCCTCTTCTCAACGGCAATCATCTGCATCGCCTTCATTCCGCTCTTCACCATGCAGGGCGTCGCCGGACAGATCTTCTCTCCCATGTCCGTCACCTACGGATTCGCTCTCCTCGGCGCGCTCATCTTCGCTCTTGTCTTCGCTCCCGTGCTCGGCTACCTCACCGCCCCCGCGGTGCAAAAAGTAGGCGATGGCTACACCTGGCTCAGCCGCGGACTGCGCAGAGGCTACGAGCGCATTCTCCATCGCGTTCTCCGCCACCCCTCCGGAGTCTGGATCGGCGCAGGCGCCATGCTCACCGCGGGAGTCCTCTGCTTCGTTCTGGTCGGCGGGGAATTCATGCCGCCGCTCGAAGAGGGCAATCTCTGGATCCGCGCCACGCTACCGCAGGACATCTCCTTCGACACCGCCGCTGCCATGGCCAACCAGATTCGCGCTGTCATCGCGCAATCACCCGAAGTCACGCAGACCGTCTCCCAGATGGGCCGACCCGACGACGGCACCGACGTCAGCACCTTCAACAACATCGAGGTCTCCGTCGCCCTCAAGCCCGCCGCCAAGTGGCGTCACGGCCTCACCAAACCCCAGCTCATCGAAGAGATCAACAACCGCCTCTCGCGCTTTCCCGGCATCGAGCTCAACTTCTCCCAGAACATCCAGGACAACGTCGAAGAGGCCATGTCCGGAGTCAAAGGCGAGAACTCGCTCAAGCTCTTCGGCGACGACTTCGACACCCTCACCAGCCTCGCCGACAAGATCGAGCAGGTCATGAAGTCCGTTCCCGGAGTCGCCGACGTCGGCGTCTTCAAGGTCGGCGGGCAGCCCTCGCTCGTCATCCAGATCGACCGCGCCAAGGCCGCGCGCTACGGCATCCTCTCCGCCGACATCAACGCCGCCGTCCAGGCCGCCATCGGCGGAGCGCCCGTCTCGCAGGTCATCCAGGGAGACCGCCGCTTCGACCTCACCATCCGTTACCCCGAGGCCGACCGCAGCAGCCCCGACGCCATACGCGCTATCCTCATCCCCACCGCCGACGGCGGCCGCATCCCGCTTGGCCAGGTCGCCGATATCGCCATCCGCGAAGGCAGCTTCATGATCTATCGTGAGGGCGGACGCCGCTACATCCCCATCAAATTCAGCGTTCGCGGTCGCGACCTCTCGACCACAATCAACGAACTGCAAAGCAAGCTCAAGCAGACCGTGAAACTCCCCACCGGCTACGACTACACCTGGGCCGGCGAGTTTGATTCGCTCAGAAAAGAGCAGCGCCGCCTCGCCGTCATCATCCCCATCTCGCTCGCGATTATCGTGGTCCTTCTCTACATCCAGTTCAACACCTGGAAGGACGCATTCATCATCATCGCCACCCTACCCTTCGCTGCCGTAGGCGGTGCAGCGTCTCTCTTCGTCACGCGAACGCCGTTCAGCATCTCCGCCGCTGTAGGTTTCACCTCGCTAATAGGCGTAGCTACGCTGGGCGCCGTTGTCTTCATGTCGGGAGTGCGCCGCGCCCAGCGGGAAAGCATCACCGAGGATGGAGTCACAGACAAGGGCCTCGAAGAAGGCTGCATCGACGAGATGCGTCCCGTCGTCATGGCCTGCCTCGCCGCTGGCCTCGGTCTGTTGCCCGCTTCGCTCTCAAACGGCATCGGAGCCCAGGCTCAGCAACCCCTCGCCCGCGTCGTCGTAGGAGGAATGATCACCACGATCATCTCCATTCTCTTCATTCTCCCCCTGCTCCTCCGCCAACGTCCTGCACCACCATCCAACGAAACCCCCACCCCATAA
- a CDS encoding efflux RND transporter periplasmic adaptor subunit — MKKSIEILSALALSVVPLTACKHAPPPVEQQPSNVGVETTVVHSTQNTDYLEVPAHVTADPAHVVHIYPPLSGRILGLNILPGQNVAKGQVIAQLQSNDIAVARSDFEKAKIEVIRADSALNRGKLLLAHEVLSQADFAELQATDQVAHSELDRARQHIHELGFDENSVSDTVPLRAPISGVVLDIGTATGEMQRSLDNATVIATIANLDTVWVVGDVFEKDLATLRPGRAVDIVVPAYPDLKLTGRIDNVSDALDPTTHTLKLRVVLPNPKHLLKSDMFATIRIAGATRATFVLPATAVLHEADKTFVFIADSSGKYDQRVVTVGRTLDSGTIKNIEVVDGLHDGDKVVTTGGALLRPTSGD; from the coding sequence ATGAAAAAAAGTATCGAAATTCTGTCAGCCCTTGCGCTCTCCGTCGTTCCCCTCACGGCATGCAAACACGCTCCGCCACCGGTTGAACAGCAACCCAGCAACGTCGGCGTCGAAACCACAGTCGTTCATTCGACCCAAAACACCGACTACCTCGAAGTCCCCGCGCACGTCACCGCCGACCCCGCGCACGTCGTCCACATCTATCCGCCGCTCAGCGGACGCATCCTCGGCCTCAACATTCTTCCCGGCCAGAATGTAGCCAAGGGTCAGGTCATCGCTCAGCTCCAGAGCAACGACATCGCCGTCGCCCGCTCTGACTTCGAAAAAGCGAAGATCGAAGTCATCCGTGCTGACAGTGCTCTCAATCGCGGCAAGCTTCTCCTCGCACACGAAGTTCTCTCACAGGCGGACTTCGCCGAACTCCAGGCCACCGACCAGGTCGCCCACTCCGAACTCGACCGCGCACGCCAGCACATCCACGAGCTTGGCTTCGACGAGAACAGCGTATCCGACACCGTGCCCCTGCGCGCTCCCATCTCCGGCGTCGTCCTCGACATCGGCACCGCCACCGGCGAGATGCAGCGCTCGCTCGACAACGCAACCGTCATCGCCACCATCGCAAATCTTGACACCGTATGGGTCGTCGGCGACGTCTTCGAGAAGGATTTGGCCACGCTTCGCCCTGGCCGCGCCGTCGACATCGTCGTGCCTGCATACCCCGACCTCAAGCTCACGGGCCGCATCGACAACGTCTCCGATGCTCTCGACCCCACTACTCACACCCTCAAGCTGCGCGTCGTGCTGCCGAATCCGAAGCATCTGCTGAAGTCGGACATGTTCGCCACGATTCGCATCGCAGGCGCAACCCGCGCAACCTTTGTTCTTCCTGCTACCGCCGTCCTGCATGAAGCCGACAAGACCTTCGTCTTCATCGCCGACTCCTCTGGAAAATACGATCAGCGCGTAGTCACTGTGGGCCGCACACTCGACTCCGGAACGATAAAAAATATCGAAGTCGTCGACGGCCTCCACGACGGCGACAAGGTGGTCACAACCGGCGGCGCGTTGCTGCGCCCAACGAGCGGAGACTAA